In Marispirochaeta aestuarii, the genomic window GGCTCTGGAGGTGGGGTTCTCCACCGCTAACGAGTGGATTCGTTCTTTGGGCTTCGGCGCGGGTATGGGGCTGGCGAATGTCCAGAGGGTTGTCGATGATTTTTTTCTCAAATCGGCCAAGGGAAAGAAGACCGATGCCACAGCAATCATAAAGCGTTTATAAGGAGATATTCCGCCATGAAGATTACCGATTTACATGATCAATTGGGCTACAGAACGATTAATCTGCCCGATCCAGATACACGGATCACCGACGGATATACCTCTGACCTGCTCAGCGACGTTATTGCCAACGCCCCCGATGGCGGCGTGCTTATCACTATCCAGGCTCATAAAAACACCATAGCCGTCTGCGGCCTCGCGGGCCTCCGGGCGGTGGTTCTCTGCAATGACAGGGAACCCGACGAAGGTATGCGTGAAGCTGCCCGGAGCGATGGAGTGGCCGTTTTTGTTACCCCGAAAAATCAGTTCAGGGTAAGTGCGGAGATCTCCAAATTACTCTAGATCCTGCACAATGACGGCAAATACGAGCCGGGGGACTGATCCGGCGACGGCAGCGGATCTGCACATTCACAGCTGTCTTTCTCCCTGCGGTTCTTTGGAGATGTCTCCCCAAAGGATTATCCGTGAGGCCCGGGAAAAGGATCTTTCCCTTATCAGCCTTTCAGACCATAACGCCTGCGCCAACTGCGCCCCCCTTATTCGTCTCGGGGAGGACGCGGGTATCCAGGTTATCCCCGGTATGGAAGTCACCACCGTAGAGGAAGCCCATGTCCTCTGTTATTTTCCCGGCATCGATGCCGCGGAAGATTTCGCCGATTTTATCTATGATCATCTGCCGGAGGTTTTCAACAACCCGGCAAAAATGGGAGACCAGGTAATTGTTGACGAGTTTGGCACGATTACCGGAGAAATCGACAAGTATCTTGGGGTCGCCACCGATCTTTCAGTGGATCGTCTCTTTGAAGAGGCCTCTTCACGGGGCGCCCTGGTCGTCCCCTCGCATATCGATCGTCCCTATGCGGGATTGATCGCTCAGCTGGGCTTTATTCCGGATATCCCTTTTCACGCAGTGGAAGTCGCTTTTGCGCGGAATCTTATTCTGGCGGAAGGTTTTTCCGTTCTTGCATCCTCGGATGCCCATATCCCTGAGCTCCTGGGCGCCAAACGGAGTCTCTTTCCCGGCGATGAAGCTCCGGATTTTTCCCTTCTGAAAAGGGCATTAAAAAACCGCCGGGTCATCACTGTGTATGATGATACCTGACGGTTTTGTATAAATATACAGCGAATACGATGCTGTTCAGTACAACAGTGCTGAGCGTCCCCAGTCGTAATCGATGTTTTTGATCTCATCAACACTGGGCATGGGGTAGATCTTGAGTTCTTTGCCGTCACCGATGTAGACAGCGTCCTCGATGGTTTGAAACGAGAAGGACTCCACGTGGGATCGGTCGAAGGTTTTGTTCGCTTTTCCCTCCGGATCGCTGATGGAGGCGATGCAGCTGAGAAAATGTCCCTTCTTGTTAAAAAGGAAGCCCCCCGTATGGCCTGTGTTTTCCGGATCCTCGAAGTTGGGCGTCTTGAGATTGCTGAATACGATTTTTGGGGTATAGACGTGATTCTTCTCATCCGTCATGTAGGCCGAAAACTCCATCGGATCGAGGCGGCTGACAATGAGCGGTTTTATGGGACACAGCTCCTGATACAGATAATAATCCCTGCCGGAGGGGTACCTGGCACCGGGGTCGGGGCTTAGTTCAAGGCTGCGTCCGTCCCGGGTGGTGAGATATATGGAGCCAATGGAATGTAGGGGAATATATTCGAGAACCCGGTATACCGACAGGTATACGGAGTGTTTCGGATCGCCGTTGGGGTGGGGCGTACACTTCTCCTGAGCGTATTGCCAGTCAAATTCCGGGGTGCAGTTCCCTTCAATCTCTGCGAAAATTATTAGTTCGTCACTTCCTTTCTTTGAACCGGTAGCCATATAGCTTCCGAACTGCTTTGGTTCAAGCTCCGAGGCTATTAATGCCTCCATCGGGAACGCTGAAAGGTAATAATGAATTGCCATAGCCCCTCCTGAAAACGCTGTGCATCTAATAAAACCATAAACGCAGCCCGGCTTATAGTCAAGCAAATCATTTTTTTTACCCCGGGTTCAAGGAGCGGAACAGGGGGGGCATGCTGTTTCTCCTGAGGAACTGGAGTGAAAGAATATGCGGTTTTTGAGAATAAATATACATTGCATCCCTTGGCAGCCTGTGACATTATTGATATAAACGAGTATAAGTGATTATTTATGGGCAGCTCTAAAAACTACACTTTTTGCCCCCTGCGGCGTTGCCGGGATTTTCCCGAACTACCGCATTTTTAGATGCGCCCTGATCAAAATCTGGAGGACTGTATGGACTGGCTTTTGTATCTGCC contains:
- a CDS encoding iron-sulfur binding hydrogenase codes for the protein MKITDLHDQLGYRTINLPDPDTRITDGYTSDLLSDVIANAPDGGVLITIQAHKNTIAVCGLAGLRAVVLCNDREPDEGMREAARSDGVAVFVTPKNQFRVSAEISKLL
- a CDS encoding PHP domain-containing protein → MTANTSRGTDPATAADLHIHSCLSPCGSLEMSPQRIIREAREKDLSLISLSDHNACANCAPLIRLGEDAGIQVIPGMEVTTVEEAHVLCYFPGIDAAEDFADFIYDHLPEVFNNPAKMGDQVIVDEFGTITGEIDKYLGVATDLSVDRLFEEASSRGALVVPSHIDRPYAGLIAQLGFIPDIPFHAVEVAFARNLILAEGFSVLASSDAHIPELLGAKRSLFPGDEAPDFSLLKRALKNRRVITVYDDT